The genomic segment TGATGGTGCCCGAGATCATCACCGGCAGGCGCTCGCCGCGGTCGTCGAACAGCTGCTCGAGGGCGAAGATCGCCGCCTTGGCGTTGAGCGTGTCGAAGATGGTCTCGATCAGGATCAGGTCCGAGCCACCCTCGATCAATGCCTCGGCGGCCTCGTAGTAGTTGTCGCGCAGCTCGTCGAAAGTGACGTTGCGCTTGGCCGGGTCGTTGACGTCCGGCGACAGCGAGGCGGTGCGCGAGGTCGGACCCAGCACCCCGGCGACATAGCGCGGCACGCCGGTCTCGGCGGCGACCGCGTCGCACACCTCGCGGGCCAGTCTCGCCGACTCGCGGTTGAGCTCGACCACCAGCGACTGCATGCCGTAGTCGGCCTGGGACAGCTGGGTGCTGTTGAAGGTGTTGGTCTCGATGATATCGGCGCCGGCTTCGAGGTAGTCGCGATGAATGCGCGTCACGACGTCCGGGCAGGTGAGTGCCAGCAGGTCGTTGTTGCCCTTGAGGTCGCTGGGCCACTCCTTGAAGCGCTCGCCGCGAAACTCCGCCTCGCTGAGGTCGGCATTCTGTAGCATGGTGCCCATGCCGCCATCGAGGATCATGATACGACGGGCGAGTTGCTCGTGAAGTGCGGCGGTAACAGCAGTGGGAACGGCGGCCATGGTGGGAAGCTTTCTCCAGCGTCAGGGTCTGCAGCGCAGGGCTAGTCGGTGCCCCGCGCCGTCACGATATCACCGCGCATGGTACCAGAAAGCGTCTGGCCCGGGGCAGGGGGCGACAAAACCGAGTATTTCACTCGGGATTGTGTCGCCGGGGACTTTTCCCTACCATATGGGTATTCATCTGCCCATCGGTTTCAGGACTGACGACACTATGAGCCAGAGCATCGAGATTACCGATAGCGCCCAGGATTACCTTGCCGAGCTGCTCGAAAAGCAGAACGTCGAGGGCATTGCGGTGCGCATCTTCATCACCCAGCCCGGCACGCCCTACGCCGAGACTTGCCTGGCCTACTGCCGTCCGGGAGAGGAAGAGCCCAGCGACGAGCTGCTCGAACTCGACAAGATTCGCGTCTACCTCGACAAGAACAGCCTGGCGTTCCTCGACGAGGCGGTGGTCGATTTCAACGCCGATCGCATGGGCGGCCAGCTGACCATCAAGGCACCCAATGCCAAGATGCCCAAGGTTAATGCCGACAGTCCGCTGGAAGACCGCGTCAACTACGTACTCTACAGTGAGATCAACCCCGGCCTTGCCGCCCACGGCGGTGAAATCAAGCTGATCCAGCTGACCGAAGAGAACATCGCGGTGTTGGCCTTCGGCGGCGGCTGCCAGGGCTGTGCCGCGGTCGACCTGACCCTCAAGGACGGTGTAGAGAAGACACTGCTCGAGCGCATCCCCGAGCTCGGCGGGATTCGCGATGTCACCGATCACACCGACACCAGCCAGGCCTACTACCGCTAGGTCTACTAGATCCGCCAGGTCATCGCGCTATAGCAGAGCCGCTCATGGAGCGGCTCTGCTGCGTTTGAGCGCGTGGCAATCAGTAGGTGAAGGGCGGCAGGCTGGCTTGGGCCAGGCGAGCCTCCAGCTCGACCAGCCGCTGGCGGCTCTCTTCCAGCGCCTGCTCGCGAGACGCCAGCCGACTGGCCAGCTCGTCGCTGCGCTGGCGCTCATCATTGCGGGCGTCCTCGGCCTGCTGTCGCTGCCAGTTTGCCTCGCGCTGGCGGCGCTCCTGCTCGGCGAGGTCGCTGCGCAGCGCCTGTAGCTGCTGATCCCGCGCTTCGAGACGCGCTTCCAACTGGGCCAGGCGCTCGGCGTGCTGCTTGTCCGCCGCCTGACGCTCCTGACGCGATGCATCGAGCAGGCTCATCAGGCGCGCTTCGGCGGTCTCATGGCGCTGCTCCTCCTGCTGCAGGGCGTCACGATGCCGCTCCGCCTGAGCCTCGAGCGCCTGGCGCTGCGCTTCGCCTTGCTGGTCGCGCTGCTTCTGCAGCTGTTGCAGCTGGGCCTCGAGCCGCTGGCAGTGCTGTTCGAGCGCCGACAGGCGCGACTGCAGGCTGTCGCGCTCGGCTTCGGCCTTGGCCAGGCCCTGGCTACGCACGTCGAGGCTGGCCTGCACCTGCCCCAGATGGTCGGCGAGGGCGGCTTCACGCTGGGCGGCATGTTCGGCCAGCCGCTGGCTCTCGGCGCTGGCCTGTCGGGCCGTCTCGACGCGCTGCTCGGCCTCCGCGCGATAGTGAGCCAGCCCCTCGCTGGCGGCCTCCTCGGCCTTGTGCCACAGCTCGCCCATCAGCGATTGCAGCGCCTCGGGAATCGCCTGGGGGTGGGGTGTGGCGCGATTCTGCTCGCGCTGCTGCCGCCATTCGCGCAGATGGTCGCTGATGGTGGTGAAGCTGCCGGTACCCAGCACCTCGCGCACCTTCTGCACGCTGGGCGTCTCACCGCGCTGCAGCAGGGCATCCACCGCCCGCTGAACGTCCTCGAACTGCACGCCGTTTCTTGCCATGTCGCGCTCCTTTGCTTAGCCCGCCAGCCGCTGCTGTCTGGGCGCAGACTAGCGCTGGATGCGGCAAAAAGGAAGCGCTATATGTAATACGTTTTATGTAATCTACACTATGATATGACGGCTTAATTCATGATTACGTGGCTTATCTTGATTATGTGCCGGCTATACCGCGATACTGAGCGCCAAGCGCCAAGCGCCAAGCGCCAAGCGCCAAGCGCCAAGCGCCAAGCGCCAAGCGCCAAGCGCCAAGCGCCAAGCGCCAAGCGCCAAGGGGATAGGGGAGGAGCGACGTTGGAACGGCATGAGCAAGGGGCCCCCGGTGGGTTGGCGGTATCGCAAACGCCGGTGCTGCTTCCCAGCGGCGATGACGTGCATATCGCGGCGCATAGCGATATCGAGGCGGTCAGCCTGTGGCTGGCGGAATACCGCGCCAGCCCCCAGACGCAGCGTGCCTACCGCAAGGAGGCCGAGCGCCTGCTGCTGTGGCTGGCCGAACGCGGCTTGACCCTCGATGCACTGCGTCGCGAGCAGCTAGCCGACTTCGAGGCGTTTCTTGCCGACCCGCAGCCGGTGGATCGCTGGATCGGGCCGCCGCGACCCAGGGCCAGCCACCAGTGGCGGCCATTTCGTGGGCCGCTGTCTGCCTCGAGCCGCCGCCAGAGCCTGGTGATCCTGCAGGGCATGTTCGCCTGGCTAACCGACGCCGGCTGGGTGCGCCACAACCCCTTTCGACTGATGCGCGACAAGCGTCGCCGGGTCGACAACCGCAGCGGGCGCATCGAGCGCTACCTGGAGCGGCCGCTGTGGGAGTGGCTGTGGGCATGGCTCAACCGGCCACCGGGAGAGGGCACCAGCGCGCGGCAGATGCTGGGCTGGCAGCGGCGGCGTTTACTGTTCGGCTTTGCCTATCTGCTGGCACCGCGGATTGCCGAGCTGGCCGCGGCGCGCATGGAGGATATCTACCGCATCGAGGGCCGCTGGTGGTGGCGGGTCACCGGCAAGGGTGGCAAGCGCGCCGAGATTCCGCTGCCGCCGGAGGCGCTGACGCTGGTCGGCGAGTGGCGCCAGGCGCTGGGGCTTGCTCGGGAGCCCGGCCAGCACGATAGCGGACCGCTGCTGCGCGGGCTGGACGGCAAGCGCGGGCTGGGCGACAACCAGCTCTACCGGCTGATCAAGGCGGCCTTCGGCGAGGCGGCCGATGCGCTCGCGACGGCGGGGCGTCACGGCGAGGCGCCGGCCTCGCTGGCGGCGATGGCCCCCACGCTGCGCCAGGCCTCGCCGCACTGGCTGCGGCACACGGCACTGACGCACCAGGCTCAGCGCGGCGTCGAGCTACGCTACCTGGCGATGACCGCCCGCCATGCCCGGCTCGACACCACGGCGCGTTACCTGCACGCCGAAGCGGCGGAGTGGCAGGCGCAGGTGTCACGCCACACGCTGAATGATGGCGTTTCCGAGAGCGGGGCGGACAAGGGGGAGGGCTGGCCGGTATAATCGCAGCATTCGAGGAAAAGGAGTCACCATGTCAGCGCAGGAACCAACGCCACAGGCGGCCCAGCAGGCGCTCATCGACGAGTTCGCGATGTTCGACAACTGGATGGACCGCTACCAGTACATCATCGATATGGGCAAGCAGCTGCCGACCTTCCCCGAGGAGTGGAAGACCCCGGATTACAAGATCGAGGGCTGCCAATCCAATGTCTGGATACGCCATGCCCGCGATGGCGAGCGGCTGCACTTCGATGCCACCTCGGATGCCGCCATCGTCTCGGGGCTGATTGCGGTGCTGATGCGCATCTACAATGATCGCGAACCCCAGGAGGTGGTCGCCACCGAACCCAGCTTCCTCGAGGCCCTGGGGCTCGACAAGCACCTTTCGCCGACCCGCAGCAACGGCCTGCATGCGATGCTGGCGCGGATTTACGATGTTGCCCAACGCGAAGCCGCCTGAGTGCTAGCGCCCTTCCATGTAATCATTTTTATGCGCTAGGCTATAAAAATAATCGCTTTTTAGGTGAGCTAATCATTTTGGCAAGGGAAATGGGCGGCGAAATCGGATACGCATGGCTAGCCTCGACTTATGAACTGGATGTCGTCCAGCCTTTTCCTGTCGAGAGTCGTATCGGTCGTGCTCGCCACACGTTGGAGCATGATGGTCGCCGCAGCGAGGCCTATCTTGAAAGCATGCGTCCGCCGGCGACACTTCCCGGTCATCTCACCTTCGCCCTTAAGCATGAGGGCGTACACCTCGAGTTCCTGGCGCGACTCTTCCGGTGCCTGCCTCCTGAGAGTCTTGCTGCATGGGTTCGTAGCGAGCCCACCGGCCAGTATGCTCGCCGGGCAGGCTTCCTATATGAATGGCTCACGGGGGAGTTCCTCGATATCACCAAGACCGGGGGTAACTACCGGGATGCGCTGAACCCCGATGACTATGTAACGGCAACACAGCCGAGGCGGAACCGCCGGTGGCGTATCAACGATAACCTCCCTGGCACACCAGATTACTGCCCCATGGTTCGGCGAACCCCACAAGTCGATCGGTCGCGCGGCTATGATATACGCTACCAGTTAGAAAGCATGGAAGGGGAGTTCGGTGCCGATATCCTCCGCCGAAGCGCCGTCTGGTTGACCATCAAGGAGAGTCAGGCGAGTTTTGTCATCGAGCATGAGGGCAGCCACCAGGGGCGCATACAGCGCTTCGCCGCCGCCATGGAGGCTTATTGTGGGCAGAAAGAAGAGCCGCTCTCTGCTCAAACGCTGAGTGAACTACAGAGCGCTATCCTCGGCGTTGCAACCATCCAGCCGGGCTTGCGCCAATCTCCCGTCTTCGTGGGCAGTCGCTCCGTTGGCCAGGGGCCTGTCGTGCACTACGTCTGCCCCCCTTGGGAATGGCTCTCCGGTCTGCTCGGTGGGCTCAGCCAGTTTCTCGATTCGACAGGGCCTGAAGATGCCATCACCAGGGCAGCGGTGGCCAGCTTCGGCTTTGTGTTCATACATCCCCTGGCAGACGGCAACGGGCGGATCTCGCGCTTCCTGATCAATGATACGCTGCGACGCGACGGCGCCGTACCGGAGCCCTTTATCCTGCCGATCTCGGCGGCCATCACCTCGTCTTCAATGCGGCGTATCGAGTATGACCGGGTGCTGGAGCGTTATTCACGACCTCTGATGCGGCGTTACGGTGATGCCGTAGACTTTCTGACTCGACGGCAGGCATACCCAGACGGAATCGAGTCTGACTTCACCTTTTCTGCCTATGAAGAGGCTGGACCTACCTGGCGATATCCCGACCTGACCGATCAGGTTGAATATCTCGAAGATATTGTGCGCTACACGCTGGAGCATGAAATGCACCAGCAGGCAGCCATCCAGCGAGCCTGGCACATGACTCGCGAAACGATCAAGGAGTGGGTGGAGGGGCCTGATGAACATATCGACCGTATCATTCGCGCTGTTAGACAGCACGGCAGCGTGAGCGGCAAGCTGCGGCGCGACTTTCCCGTCCTCGATGACCCGCTGCTCACCGAGCGGCTGGAGGCCATCGTCGGCGAGGGCTTTGCCGGTATCGGCCGGATCGAATAGCCTCTAGGCAACTGTCGATGGGGCGGCGACGTCGCGTCGACGCCGCCGCTCACGGGCCAGGATCGCCGGCGCGTCAAGGGCGGCGATCGCCACGCCGCGATCGGTGGGAATGTCGCCGGCCAGCTGCAGGGCCTAGTAGCGGGCGCAGCAGACGCGGTACCCCACGGCCTTGAGGGCCTGGAAGGGCACCATGGTTTCGTAGTCTTCGGCGAAATCGCCGCACAGCATCAGTATGGACTTGGCAGACATGGCGTGCTCCTCATGATGGGTAGGTGCAGCGTCAGTCTGGCATGCCGAAACCGGCAGGCGGTGGTAGCGGGCTACTACGGGCGCTTCGAGGTCTGCCGCCGGGGAGCGACAAACTCGGGACAGTCGGGATCGTCCTGGCAGAGCGCTTCGCTGGGGCCCCCGGGGACCGGGTCGATGCCGCCGGGATGACCGGGATGGCACTTGACGATGCGCTTTATCCCCAGCCAGCCGCCCTTGGCCGGGCCATGCACCTTGACCGCCTCGAGGGTGTAGTGCGAACAGCTCGGCCAGAACCGGCAGCGCGGGCCGAGGAGGGGACTGATCACCCACTGGTAGAGCTTGATCACCACCACCAGCAGCCCGCCCAGCACCGACCCCAAGCCGATCAGGATGCGTTTCGCGACACCGTTCAGCAGGGACAAGCCGGCCATGGTCAGCGCTTGGCGTAGAGGGTGTCGGGGTCGATCAGCGGGGCGCTGGTGATACGCGCCTGCTCGGCGTCGACGGTCACGTAAAAGCAGCTGCGGCGTCCGGTGTGACAGGCCGGGCCGGTCTGCTCGACCTGCAGCAGCAGGGTATCGCCGTCGCAGTCCAACGCCGCGCTTATCAGATGCTGCTGCTGGCCGGACGACTCGCCCTTGCGCCACAGCTTGCCGCGCGAGCGCGACCAGTAGCAGACACGCTGCGTGGTGAGCGTCTCGCGCAGCGCGGTTTCGTTCATCCACGCCATCATCAGCACTTCGCCGCTGTCGTGCTGCTGCGCGATGGCGGGCACCAGACCATCTGGGTTCCACTCGATCGCCGCCAGCAGGTCATCGAGCCCGACGCTATCGCCGACCTCAGCGCGTTCTAGCCGCTTGAACAGTTGGCTCATGTCGCACACCCCTCACAGGTGCCCAGCAGCTCGATGGTCTGACGCTCGACGTGAAACCCCAAGCTGCGCGCACGGCTGGCCAACTGCGCATTGACGTCGTCGAGATGCAGCTCCTCGACGCGGCCGCAGAGGCGGCAGATAAGCAGCTGAAAGCCGTGAGCGTGCTCCGGACAGGGGCAGGCCACATAGGCGTTGAGCGACTCGATACGGTGAACCAGTCCCTGCTCGATGAGGAAGTCCAGTGCGCGATATACCGTCGGCGGTCGCGCTGAGGCGTGCTCGACGGCCAGCTTGTCGAGCAGGTCATAGGCCTTGAGCCCACCGTCGGCGCTGGCGATCATCTCGAGCACACGACGGCGGATCGGCGTGAAACGCACACCGCGCTGCTGGCACTGGTGTTCCGCCTGATGAATCAGTGAGTTGGCATCGGACATGATGGGCCTGAAGCTGAATGGGAAATCTATTCTACGTGCCCAGCCCGCCGCTAGCCACTCAGGCCGGGCAGGGCAGGGAGTCGGCTGCCTGCAGCTCACCGCGACGCGCAAAGTGACGCTGGGCGAAGGCGACGCGCTCGGCAATGCCGACACCCGACGGCTGTCGCTCGATCAGGTCCAGACGCGGCCGTAGCCCTTCACCGTTGGCCATCTGAATGGCCAGCCCGGGGCGGGCGTTGAGCTCGAGCAGCATGGGGCCCCGGTCGCGATCCAGCACCATGTCGGTGCCGAGATAGCCGAGCCCGGTCATTTCAAAGCAGCCGGCGGCGAGCTCGAGCAGCGTCTGCCAGCCGGGGATCTTGAGGCTCGCCAACTCGTGTCCGGTATCCGGGTGGTCGATGCGCGGTCGGTCGAACTGCACGCCACGCAGCGCGCAGCCGCTGGCGATGTCGAGACCCACGCCGACTGCGCCCTGGTGAAGGTTGGCCTTGCCGTCGGAGGCCGCCGTGGAGAGCCGCATCATGGCCATCACCGGATAGCCCTGAAAGATGATCACGCGGATATCCGGCACGCCTTCGTAGGTGTACTCGGAGAGGCTGTCATCGAAGTTGATCAACGCCTCGACCACCGCCACGTCCGGCGAGCCGCCCAGCGAGTAGAGGCCGGAGAGTATGTTGGAGACATGACGTTCGAGAGCGCCGCGCCCCAGGCTTGCGCCGCTGGGCTTGAGGTAGCTGTCGCCCTGGACATGCTCGATGACCAGGATGCCCTTGCCGCCGCTGCCCTTGGCCGGCTTGATCACGAAGCCCGGGTGCGCCGCGACCATTGCCGCCACGCCTTTGACTTCAAACTGGCTCTTGATGGTACCGATCAGCGCCGGCGTGGTGATGCCGTACTCCTTGGCCAGCAGCTTGGTCTGGAGCTTGTCATCCACCAGCGGGTAGAGGCGGCGGTCGTTGTAACGGCCAATATAGCGGATATTGCGCCGGTTCATGCCAACGATGCCCTTGCTCTTGAGCCGCCCGGGTGTGGTCCACATACCCTCAATCCTCCGTGACTGGCTTGAAACGGCGTAGTTCCAGCAGCCGGTAGCCGGTGTAGTTGCCCAGCAGCAGGATCAACGACATCAGGATCATCTGCACGCCCAGGAAGTTGAAGGTGATGTGCCTCACCCAGGGGTTGTTCATGGCCAGGTAGGCGATGACCGCTGTCAGCAGGCTGCCGCCGCCCTGAATCAGCACTTCCTTGGGACCTTCCTCCTCCCACAGGATCGACATCCGCTCGATGGTCCAGGACAGAATGATCATTGGGAAGAAGGTGATCGTCAGCCCCGCGTTGAGGCCAAAGCGATAGGAGAGTACCGAGAAGATCGAGATGATGGCGATGACCGTGATGATCACCGCCGACACTCGCGCCACCAGCAGTAGATTGAGATGCGACAGGTAGCTGCGGATCACCAGGCCGACCGCCACGATCAGCAGGAAGCCGATCAGGCCGGTCATCAGCGTGGTCTGGATGAAGGCGAGGGCAATCAGCACCGGCATGAAGGTGCCGGAGGTCTTGATGCCGATCAACACGCGTAGCAGCACCACCACCAGCGCCCCGATGGGGATCAGCAGGATGGTCTGAAACAGCGCCTGCTCTTCGAGAGGCAAGCTGTGAATCGAGAAGTTGATCAGGGTGTCGTTGGACAGCTGGTTGCGCACCGCCGCCGCGGCAGGCTGGTTGTGCTGGATCATCGAGAAGCTGATGCGCGAGTTGCTGCCGCCCTGGACCTCGAGCACCGCCTGATCGCTGTCCTCCCACATCAGCAGGTTGTCGGGGCGTCCCTGTTCACCGGTGACCGGGTTGAACAGAGACCAGCGATCCTCATCGAAGACCTGCACCCAGGTCGAGAGACTCTGGCGGCGACGACCATCCTCGAGCATCAGGCCGCTGACCGCGCGGGCATGCACGCCGGCCTCGTTCAGCAG from the Halomonas sp. 1513 genome contains:
- a CDS encoding Fe/S biogenesis protein NfuA; protein product: MSQSIEITDSAQDYLAELLEKQNVEGIAVRIFITQPGTPYAETCLAYCRPGEEEPSDELLELDKIRVYLDKNSLAFLDEAVVDFNADRMGGQLTIKAPNAKMPKVNADSPLEDRVNYVLYSEINPGLAAHGGEIKLIQLTEENIAVLAFGGGCQGCAAVDLTLKDGVEKTLLERIPELGGIRDVTDHTDTSQAYYR
- a CDS encoding integrase, whose translation is MAVSQTPVLLPSGDDVHIAAHSDIEAVSLWLAEYRASPQTQRAYRKEAERLLLWLAERGLTLDALRREQLADFEAFLADPQPVDRWIGPPRPRASHQWRPFRGPLSASSRRQSLVILQGMFAWLTDAGWVRHNPFRLMRDKRRRVDNRSGRIERYLERPLWEWLWAWLNRPPGEGTSARQMLGWQRRRLLFGFAYLLAPRIAELAAARMEDIYRIEGRWWWRVTGKGGKRAEIPLPPEALTLVGEWRQALGLAREPGQHDSGPLLRGLDGKRGLGDNQLYRLIKAAFGEAADALATAGRHGEAPASLAAMAPTLRQASPHWLRHTALTHQAQRGVELRYLAMTARHARLDTTARYLHAEAAEWQAQVSRHTLNDGVSESGADKGEGWPV
- a CDS encoding Fe-S cluster assembly protein SufE encodes the protein MSAQEPTPQAAQQALIDEFAMFDNWMDRYQYIIDMGKQLPTFPEEWKTPDYKIEGCQSNVWIRHARDGERLHFDATSDAAIVSGLIAVLMRIYNDREPQEVVATEPSFLEALGLDKHLSPTRSNGLHAMLARIYDVAQREAA
- a CDS encoding cell filamentation protein Fic; protein product: MGGEIGYAWLASTYELDVVQPFPVESRIGRARHTLEHDGRRSEAYLESMRPPATLPGHLTFALKHEGVHLEFLARLFRCLPPESLAAWVRSEPTGQYARRAGFLYEWLTGEFLDITKTGGNYRDALNPDDYVTATQPRRNRRWRINDNLPGTPDYCPMVRRTPQVDRSRGYDIRYQLESMEGEFGADILRRSAVWLTIKESQASFVIEHEGSHQGRIQRFAAAMEAYCGQKEEPLSAQTLSELQSAILGVATIQPGLRQSPVFVGSRSVGQGPVVHYVCPPWEWLSGLLGGLSQFLDSTGPEDAITRAAVASFGFVFIHPLADGNGRISRFLINDTLRRDGAVPEPFILPISAAITSSSMRRIEYDRVLERYSRPLMRRYGDAVDFLTRRQAYPDGIESDFTFSAYEEAGPTWRYPDLTDQVEYLEDIVRYTLEHEMHQQAAIQRAWHMTRETIKEWVEGPDEHIDRIIRAVRQHGSVSGKLRRDFPVLDDPLLTERLEAIVGEGFAGIGRIE
- a CDS encoding membrane protein insertion efficiency factor YidD; this encodes MAGLSLLNGVAKRILIGLGSVLGGLLVVVIKLYQWVISPLLGPRCRFWPSCSHYTLEAVKVHGPAKGGWLGIKRIVKCHPGHPGGIDPVPGGPSEALCQDDPDCPEFVAPRRQTSKRP
- a CDS encoding phosphoribosyl-AMP cyclohydrolase; amino-acid sequence: MSQLFKRLERAEVGDSVGLDDLLAAIEWNPDGLVPAIAQQHDSGEVLMMAWMNETALRETLTTQRVCYWSRSRGKLWRKGESSGQQQHLISAALDCDGDTLLLQVEQTGPACHTGRRSCFYVTVDAEQARITSAPLIDPDTLYAKR
- a CDS encoding transcriptional repressor, whose protein sequence is MSDANSLIHQAEHQCQQRGVRFTPIRRRVLEMIASADGGLKAYDLLDKLAVEHASARPPTVYRALDFLIEQGLVHRIESLNAYVACPCPEHAHGFQLLICRLCGRVEELHLDDVNAQLASRARSLGFHVERQTIELLGTCEGCAT
- a CDS encoding alpha-L-glutamate ligase-like protein; the protein is MWTTPGRLKSKGIVGMNRRNIRYIGRYNDRRLYPLVDDKLQTKLLAKEYGITTPALIGTIKSQFEVKGVAAMVAAHPGFVIKPAKGSGGKGILVIEHVQGDSYLKPSGASLGRGALERHVSNILSGLYSLGGSPDVAVVEALINFDDSLSEYTYEGVPDIRVIIFQGYPVMAMMRLSTAASDGKANLHQGAVGVGLDIASGCALRGVQFDRPRIDHPDTGHELASLKIPGWQTLLELAAGCFEMTGLGYLGTDMVLDRDRGPMLLELNARPGLAIQMANGEGLRPRLDLIERQPSGVGIAERVAFAQRHFARRGELQAADSLPCPA
- a CDS encoding gonadoliberin III, which produces MSRLPFYLIVGALMIAGIALSVHRHIQFEVPWTPGEQRQVWEIEAQVNFTARGGPAMVDMALPSHQQGYRVLTENTASPGYGLSFLEDERGRRAQWSIRDAVGNQQLYYSVQLLVAPDARPPQSRRPELQDDVVWERPYDTAANQVIERAWQRSATPFTFARELIRDFNDDRQGENARLLLNQFDRAPLLVRLLNEAGVHARAVSGLMLEDGRRRQSLSTWVQVFDEDRWSLFNPVTGEQGRPDNLLMWEDSDQAVLEVQGGSNSRISFSMIQHNQPAAAAVRNQLSNDTLINFSIHSLPLEEQALFQTILLIPIGALVVVLLRVLIGIKTSGTFMPVLIALAFIQTTLMTGLIGFLLIVAVGLVIRSYLSHLNLLLVARVSAVIITVIAIISIFSVLSYRFGLNAGLTITFFPMIILSWTIERMSILWEEEGPKEVLIQGGGSLLTAVIAYLAMNNPWVRHITFNFLGVQMILMSLILLLGNYTGYRLLELRRFKPVTED